TATGTTCAGGAATGATTGTGTCAGAGCGGGTTTGCACATTGGTGCTTTGGAGAAAATCAGGATCACGTATTTGCTGACCTTTTGACGTTGGAAAACTCTGGTCTCTGTTGAGCTCTGCCAGCTCTTTTGGGCTAGCGTGCTTTCTTCTTTGCATTTCCTCTCTTGTGATGTCTGGGTGGACACTGCTGTGTTTCCTCACCACTCCTACCATGGGCTTTCTTTTCGGTTGCCATGTTTCTGTGTCTCACATTGGACAAGTTACTTCTTGGGAAGCTATAATTGGTGCACTTGGTGGAGTGCTTGGTTCATTCACTTCAAACTTGCTTCTCTGTTTGAATTACTTGTTTTAAATGTTGAATGTTCTGATACACTTCAGTATAGTCTGGGAGTCCCCTCCACCCCAATGCCCATCCCCCGACTGCATTTCCCCCATAGTGTCTCAACACTACAtgccttcataaggagttacaattcctcAAACTTGCTTTTCTCCATCAAGTAGCAAGGGGCCTCTTGGAAAAgcgttgttttctttctttctttggcaaaggcagattttacacagacatgaagagacagagggaaagttcTTGGTCCTCTGGCTGTCGCTTcccatggccacagtgaccacagctgaactgagctccagccagccagcaggcagGGAGCCGCTcagggtctctcccatgggtacagcaccccaagacattgggcctcctccattgctttccaactCCACCACTAGGCATCCCAGCATCAAGTGGGGTCAGTGCCACACGAACTGGGCCTTCTCTTTCAACAGTGCTAGAGCTATGGCTTCAAACACTGCCCCCCAAAAATAAAGCCACGATCCATTTCAACAACAAGAAAATAGCCACCCAATTCGTCTGGGGGACATTCCCGGGAGGCACATGTACAAGGCACGCAGGACTCAAAGTCTGACACTTGCTCTCTTGCAGCCATGCAGCCTGACAGCTCTGCTGTCCAGGACCCCAGCTGCGGCAGCATCATGACCTTCCGCCCCAGCTGGGAGGAATTCATGGACTTCACCTCGTTCATCGCTGCCATGGAAGCCCAGGGTGCACACCGTGCAGGCCTGGCCAAGGTCATCCCACCCCCGCAGTGGAGCGCCAGGCAGACCTACCACGACATCGGCGACATCGTCATCCCCAGCCCCCTGCAACAGGTGGTCTCCGGGAAAGCAGGGGTCTTCACTCAATACCACAAGAAGAGGAAAGCCATGAGCCTGAGCGACTATCGCCAACTGGCAAACAGCGACAAATATCGGGCCCCAGCCCATCTCAGCTTGGACCAAGTGGAGAAACTCTACTGGAGGAGCCGCGCCTACGGGGCTCCCCCCATTTACGGGGCCGACGTCAGCGGTTCGCTCTTCGACGATAACACCACGGTCTGGAACCTCAGAAACCTGGGTTCCCTTCTCGACCTGCTACAGCAAGAGTGCGGCGTGCTCATCGAGGGCGTCAACACCCCCTACCTCTACTTCGGCATGTGGAAGACCACCTTCGCCTGGCACACGGAGGACATGGACCTTTACAGCATCAACTACCTGCACTTTGGCGAGCCCAAGACTTGGTACGCCGTGCCCCCTGAGCACGGGCGGCGGCTGGAGGAGctggctgcacagctcttccctgCCAGCGCCCAAGCCTGCCGGGCCTTCCTGCGCCACAAGGTAGCCCTCATCTCGCCCAGTGTGCTGCGGGAGAACGGCATTCCCTGCCAGCGCATCACCCAGCAGCCCGGCGAGTTCATGGTCACCTTTCCCTATGGCTACCACGCGGGCTTCAACCACGGCTTCAACTGCGCCGAGGCCATCAACTTCGCCACCCTGCGCTGGATCGACTATGGCAAGGCGGCCTCGCAGTGCAGCTGCGGGGAGGCCAGGGTGTCCTTTGCCATGGACGCCTTCGTGCGCCTCCAGCAACGCGACCACTATGAGCTGTGGCGGCGCAGCCAGGCCCGGGCGCCTGTGGACCTGCCAGGGCCCACAGGAGCAGCCGGCAAGGGGCTGAAGCCCTGGAAAGAGGATCGTGAGCTCTGGAGAGCCGCCCTGGGCCTGAGGCATCTCTCCTCGGCCCGGGCGCCTTCCCTGCAGCCTGTGCAGGCCCGTGGGGGCCGAGGAGGCCGAGGCCGCAGGCGCGCACGGACACTGGAGCCTTCTGCACAGGCGCAGCAGCTGTCACTTGCTCCAGGGCATCGTGGGCGTGGGCGCGGACGTGGGCCCAGGCAAGGTCGTGCTCAGCATCGGCACCATCTTCGTCCTCTTCCTCGGGAACCACAAGCTCACCAGCCCCTCCTGCAGCTGCCAACCAAGAGGCGCCTTCAGTCCCAGTCTGCTCACACAGCTCCTGGCGCTGAGGCCCAGCCCCTGGCGTGTGAAGCAGCCTCACCCTTCGGCTCGCTCCACTCCACTCTGGGCTTCGAGCCTCCTGCCAAACCTTCTGGATGTTGCTGCGACCCCGAGCTCCAAGTCTTGGGGCCACCACTGGATCCTCATGCTGCCATGCACCCTGGGCCTTGTCTGCTGTCCCTGCACGACATCCCAGTGCATCTCGCCGaccttctgcctctccctcctcccaacgTCCTGGGGCCCTTGACAAGTCCCTCCCGTGTCTCTGCTAGGGACTGCCCGCCTGCTGGAAACCACCAGCACGATGTGCTTCAGGGCCACTCTGACAGCTGCGCAACCTTGCCTGCCCCTGCGGCTGCCCCAATCCCGTATCTTCTTGCTGGGGATCCCCTCTGGTCCCAGCCACAGGGAGGTGCGTTTGGAAGCCTGAGTCTCCTTCACTTTGGGGACTTGTGACTATGCCACTGTGGCCCCATCCTCCCATCCAGGAAAGGTCCCAGCCAAGGCAGGACCCGGCAAGACTCAACAGTGAGCCCTCCTCTCCAAAGGACATTTCAGATCCTCCCCCAGCCTGGGAAGGGAACCTGAGCCTTACACAAGGCTCCTCCAGTGGACCCTCACCCTCCAGCCAGACACAAGATGTTGGACTGACTGACTGCCTCTTGGGCACTTGGAGCACACTCTGGAACATGACAAGTCTCTGGAAGACAAAAACCTGGCTCACGGCAATCTTGGGATGAGAAGCAGTCAGAAGGCGATTCTGCAATGCTGCCATGCCGTGTGGGCACTGCCTtgggacctggctgctccacctgggACCCAGCTCCCTCTTACTCTCTTAGTgaagagcagaagatggtctgGAGACCGGAGCTCTTGCATCCACATAGCACACAggcaagaagctccaggatcccgcTTCaccctagcctggcctggcctggccaatgCCACCAGGATGactgagccagcacatggaagatgcattgcaactctgacttgcaaatacataagactctgcgtgtgtgtgtgtgtgtgtgtgtgtgattcatcAGGATCATCACCTATTCCCAGGCAAATAGATGATCCGGGAAGCCTAGAAGACCAAAGAACAGTGGGCTTGGAAAGATGTGAAATGGAAGCCCAGTTGTCTGAAGATCAGCCTCTTGTGACTATTTTGCTACCGTTCTTCTGTAtttgcttgttttccttttctg
The sequence above is a segment of the Ochotona princeps isolate mOchPri1 chromosome 4, mOchPri1.hap1, whole genome shotgun sequence genome. Coding sequences within it:
- the LOC131480005 gene encoding lysine-specific demethylase 4D-like; its protein translation is MQPDSSAVQDPSCGSIMTFRPSWEEFMDFTSFIAAMEAQGAHRAGLAKVIPPPQWSARQTYHDIGDIVIPSPLQQVVSGKAGVFTQYHKKRKAMSLSDYRQLANSDKYRAPAHLSLDQVEKLYWRSRAYGAPPIYGADVSGSLFDDNTTVWNLRNLGSLLDLLQQECGVLIEGVNTPYLYFGMWKTTFAWHTEDMDLYSINYLHFGEPKTWYAVPPEHGRRLEELAAQLFPASAQACRAFLRHKVALISPSVLRENGIPCQRITQQPGEFMVTFPYGYHAGFNHGFNCAEAINFATLRWIDYGKAASQCSCGEARVSFAMDAFVRLQQRDHYELWRRSQARAPVDLPGPTGAAGKGLKPWKEDRELWRAALGLRHLSSARAPSLQPVQGIVGVGADVGPGKVVLSIGTIFVLFLGNHKLTSPSCSCQPRGAFSPSLLTQLLALRPSPWRVKVITNFKGA